One genomic segment of Flavobacteriaceae bacterium includes these proteins:
- a CDS encoding asparagine synthase B: MCGIVCAFDLKEKSDVLRPQLLEMSSKIRHRGPDWSGIYSNDKAILAHERLAIVDPASGKQPLFSEDKKLVLAANGEIYNHRVLRKQFENYRSDHSKPTYEFQTESDCEILLALYKEKGMHFLDELNGIFGFAIYDVEKDEYFVARDHMGIIPLYIGWDQHGTFYVASELKALEGVCTKIELFPPGHYLSGKDGVVKQWYKRDWMEYKAVKENQTNIDEIREALEAAVHRQLMSDVPYGVLLSGGLDSSITSAIAKKYAEKRIESGDTKDAWWPQLHSFSVGLEGSPDLAAAQKVAGHIGTVHHEIKFTIQEGLDAIRDVIYKLETYDITTVRASTPMYLMARVIKSMGVKMVLSGEGADELFGGYLYFHKAPNAEEFHKETVRKLNKLHMYDCLRANKSLAAWGIEGRVPFLDKEFIDVAMRINPKDKMIRGERMEKWVIRKAFESYLPESVAWRQKEQFSDGVGSWIDTKEVAATAVTDEQLANATYKFPVQTPTSKEEFFYRSVFAEHFPSDTAALSVPQEPSVACSTKIALEWDESFKNKNEPSGRAITTVHGLPPIKIK; this comes from the coding sequence ATGTGTGGTATTGTATGTGCTTTTGACCTAAAAGAGAAATCAGATGTATTAAGGCCTCAATTATTAGAGATGTCTTCAAAGATCAGGCATAGAGGCCCGGATTGGAGTGGAATCTATAGTAATGATAAAGCAATTTTAGCGCATGAACGCCTGGCGATTGTAGATCCGGCATCAGGAAAACAACCCTTGTTTAGTGAAGATAAAAAGCTTGTGTTGGCTGCAAACGGAGAGATTTATAATCACAGAGTATTAAGAAAACAATTTGAAAATTACAGATCAGATCATTCGAAGCCAACTTATGAGTTTCAGACAGAATCTGACTGTGAAATACTTCTTGCGCTATATAAAGAAAAAGGAATGCATTTTTTAGATGAACTGAATGGTATCTTCGGTTTTGCCATTTACGATGTTGAGAAAGACGAATATTTTGTAGCGAGAGATCATATGGGAATCATCCCTCTGTATATAGGTTGGGATCAGCATGGAACTTTTTATGTAGCCTCAGAGCTAAAAGCACTGGAGGGAGTATGTACAAAAATTGAACTATTCCCACCCGGGCATTATCTATCCGGAAAAGATGGGGTAGTAAAACAATGGTACAAAAGAGATTGGATGGAATATAAAGCCGTAAAAGAAAATCAAACGAATATTGATGAAATTAGAGAAGCCTTAGAAGCTGCTGTACACAGGCAATTGATGAGTGATGTCCCATATGGTGTATTACTTTCCGGCGGGTTGGATTCGTCAATTACTTCCGCCATTGCAAAAAAATATGCGGAAAAAAGAATTGAATCCGGAGATACCAAAGATGCCTGGTGGCCTCAATTGCATTCGTTTTCAGTAGGCCTGGAAGGCTCTCCCGATTTGGCTGCCGCACAAAAAGTAGCAGGTCATATTGGTACGGTACACCATGAAATCAAATTTACTATTCAAGAAGGTTTAGATGCTATCAGAGATGTAATTTATAAATTGGAAACCTATGATATTACAACCGTCAGAGCTTCTACTCCTATGTATTTGATGGCCAGAGTTATAAAATCTATGGGTGTAAAAATGGTATTGTCCGGTGAAGGAGCAGATGAGCTTTTTGGAGGGTATTTGTACTTTCACAAAGCGCCAAATGCTGAGGAATTTCATAAAGAAACGGTCAGAAAACTGAACAAATTACACATGTATGATTGTTTAAGAGCTAACAAATCTCTGGCTGCCTGGGGTATAGAAGGGCGTGTTCCTTTTTTAGACAAAGAATTTATAGATGTGGCAATGCGTATCAACCCGAAAGATAAAATGATTCGTGGAGAGCGAATGGAAAAATGGGTAATAAGAAAAGCATTTGAAAGTTATCTGCCGGAAAGTGTAGCCTGGAGGCAAAAAGAGCAATTCTCTGACGGGGTGGGCAGCTGGATTGACACAAAAGAAGTTGCAGCTACCGCAGTAACCGACGAGCAATTGGCAAATGCGACTTATAAATTTCCAGTTCAAACACCAACAAGTAAAGAAGAGTTTTTTTATCGTTCTGTTTTTGCAGAACATTTTCCGAGTGATACTGCAGCGCTATCCGTACCTCAGGAACCATCTGTTGCCTGTAGCACTAAAATCGCTTTGGAATGGGATGAAAGTTTTAAAAACAAGAATGAACCATCCGGAAGAGCCATTACTACAGTTCATGGGCTTCCTCCGATAAAGATAAAGTGA
- a CDS encoding anthranilate synthase component I family protein → MKKTTIKTSSRRRISDTVTPVGLYFRLRDRYANTLLLESSDYHSKEESFSFICIEPILTMKVEDGQFSVFKNGSLISSEGINRNFYQLFNQFSDAIILECEASLKSFNGLYGYTTYDSVRYFENIQLNTSKAPSAIPSMQYSFYRFIIAINHFNDEMILIENIMEGTDSRIAEIETIIEARAFTTQRFKISGGEASNCTDEDFKKYVTIAKAHCKRGDVFQLVLSRQFQQAFTGDEFNVYRALRSINPSPYLFYFDYGSFKLMGSSPEAQIKVVAGKALINPIAGTFKRTGDMAEDIKLGKLLCEDTKETAEHVMLVDLARNDLSKHADNVTVEVFKEVQFFSHVIHLVSTVKGEIKGDPIKIVGDTFPAGTLSGAPKYKAMQLIDKYENQSRGFYGGAVGIIGLNGSVNLAIAIRSFVSKQNKLYYQAGAGIVIHSDEEKELQEVNNKLAALKKALVLAEKI, encoded by the coding sequence ATAAAAAAAACAACGATAAAAACCAGTAGTAGACGACGAATTTCCGATACAGTTACTCCGGTAGGTTTGTACTTTCGTTTACGAGACAGATACGCAAATACGTTGCTTTTGGAAAGCTCTGACTATCACAGTAAAGAAGAAAGTTTTTCTTTTATTTGTATCGAACCCATACTCACCATGAAGGTTGAAGATGGTCAATTTTCTGTGTTTAAAAACGGTTCTCTCATCTCGTCCGAAGGCATCAATCGGAATTTTTATCAGCTTTTTAATCAGTTTAGCGATGCGATTATTTTAGAATGCGAAGCGTCATTAAAATCATTTAATGGCTTGTACGGATATACTACTTATGACAGTGTCCGGTATTTTGAAAATATTCAACTAAACACTTCAAAAGCACCTTCGGCAATTCCGTCAATGCAGTACAGTTTTTATCGATTTATTATTGCGATCAATCATTTTAATGATGAAATGATATTGATTGAAAATATAATGGAAGGTACTGATTCGAGGATAGCAGAGATAGAAACCATTATTGAAGCGCGGGCATTTACTACTCAAAGATTTAAAATCTCAGGAGGTGAAGCTTCTAATTGTACCGATGAAGATTTTAAAAAATATGTAACAATAGCAAAAGCACATTGTAAAAGAGGGGATGTATTTCAACTGGTATTGTCGCGTCAGTTTCAACAAGCTTTTACAGGTGATGAGTTTAATGTATACAGAGCACTACGGTCGATAAATCCGTCACCGTATTTATTTTATTTTGATTACGGAAGTTTTAAACTGATGGGCTCATCGCCGGAAGCACAGATAAAGGTAGTAGCAGGAAAAGCCCTCATCAACCCTATTGCAGGAACGTTCAAAAGGACAGGTGATATGGCAGAAGACATAAAACTTGGTAAACTGTTATGCGAAGACACTAAAGAAACCGCTGAGCATGTCATGCTGGTTGATTTGGCCAGAAATGATTTAAGCAAACACGCTGATAATGTAACTGTAGAAGTGTTTAAAGAAGTTCAGTTTTTTAGTCATGTTATTCATTTGGTGTCTACGGTAAAAGGGGAAATCAAAGGCGATCCGATCAAGATTGTCGGAGATACATTCCCGGCAGGAACCTTAAGTGGAGCACCAAAATACAAAGCAATGCAACTGATTGACAAATATGAAAATCAATCACGCGGATTTTATGGGGGTGCTGTCGGTATAATAGGATTAAACGGTTCTGTGAATTTGGCTATTGCGATTCGCTCTTTCGTGAGTAAACAAAACAAATTATACTATCAGGCAGGAGCAGGAATTGTTATCCATTCTGACGAGGAAAAAGAATTACAAGAAGTCAATAATAAATTAGCTGCATTAAAAAAAGCACTGGTTTTGGCTGAAAAAATATAA
- a CDS encoding aminodeoxychorismate/anthranilate synthase component II, with protein sequence MNILIIDNYDSFTYNLVHMVEKITGTFPAVFRNDEIGLEEIHPYDLIMLSPGPGIPDEAGILKQIIKRYAGEKPFFGVCLGLQAITEVFGGTIVNMDMVFHGVATTMRVVQPSAIIFKGIPSEFSAARYHSWIASKENIPECLEITATDGDGEIMATRHKEFSISAVQFHPESILTEVGEQIVRNFIEAYV encoded by the coding sequence ATGAACATACTAATAATAGATAATTACGATTCGTTTACATACAATCTTGTGCACATGGTTGAAAAAATTACGGGAACTTTTCCTGCGGTTTTTAGAAACGATGAAATTGGACTGGAGGAAATACATCCATACGACTTAATTATGTTATCTCCAGGGCCTGGAATCCCGGATGAGGCAGGAATTTTAAAGCAGATTATTAAAAGATACGCCGGTGAAAAACCCTTTTTTGGAGTATGCTTAGGCCTTCAGGCAATTACAGAGGTGTTTGGTGGAACCATTGTAAATATGGACATGGTTTTTCACGGAGTGGCTACGACAATGAGAGTGGTTCAACCTTCAGCCATTATTTTTAAGGGTATTCCTTCCGAATTTTCAGCAGCAAGATATCATTCGTGGATCGCTTCCAAAGAAAACATCCCGGAGTGCCTGGAAATTACAGCAACCGATGGAGATGGAGAAATTATGGCCACTCGTCATAAAGAATTTTCAATAAGTGCAGTGCAGTTTCATCCCGAATCTATCTTAACAGAAGTAGGAGAACAAATCGTTAGGAATTTTATAGAAGCTTATGTGTAA
- the trpD gene encoding anthranilate phosphoribosyltransferase has product MKEILNDLYQHKRLLKSEAKQILIDITASTYNDAHLVSFMTVFMMRPITADELSGFREALKELAITVDLSAYNTIDIVGTGGDGKDTFNISTLASFIVAGTGQKVAKHGNYSVSSKSGSSDMLENFGYHFTNDENTLKRHLEKANICFLHAPKFHPAMKVVGPTRKALALKTFFNMLGPLVNPSSPQNLMLGTFNLEIARLYHYILQGEDSNYGIIHTLDGYDEISLTSGFKLFTKSGEEIINPEDIGRRRILQSDIYGGNSVKDAAKIFNTILDGKGTEVQNDVVLTNAAFALKIVDKSKSFETAFEEAKDALFGGRAKECLHKLIRNS; this is encoded by the coding sequence ATGAAAGAAATATTAAACGATTTATACCAACACAAACGCCTGTTAAAATCCGAAGCAAAACAGATTTTGATTGATATTACTGCATCAACTTATAATGATGCACATTTAGTTTCTTTTATGACTGTTTTTATGATGCGCCCTATTACAGCAGACGAATTATCAGGGTTTCGGGAAGCACTAAAAGAACTGGCAATTACGGTCGATTTATCAGCATATAATACCATTGATATTGTAGGTACCGGAGGCGATGGAAAAGACACGTTTAATATCTCTACATTAGCATCTTTTATTGTGGCGGGAACTGGGCAAAAAGTTGCCAAACATGGCAACTATAGTGTGTCGTCAAAATCCGGATCTTCAGATATGTTAGAGAATTTCGGCTATCATTTTACCAATGATGAAAACACTTTAAAGAGGCATTTGGAGAAAGCAAATATTTGTTTTTTACATGCCCCGAAATTTCACCCGGCTATGAAAGTTGTTGGGCCCACAAGAAAGGCACTGGCATTAAAAACTTTTTTTAACATGTTAGGGCCGCTGGTAAATCCGAGTTCTCCACAGAATTTGATGTTGGGAACATTTAATCTGGAAATTGCACGATTGTATCATTATATATTACAGGGGGAAGATTCAAATTACGGGATTATTCATACGTTAGACGGATATGATGAAATCTCTTTGACGAGTGGATTTAAATTATTTACCAAATCGGGGGAAGAAATCATCAATCCGGAAGATATTGGCCGGAGAAGAATTTTACAATCCGATATTTACGGAGGTAATTCCGTAAAAGACGCAGCAAAGATTTTTAATACGATTTTGGACGGAAAGGGTACGGAAGTTCAGAACGATGTGGTATTAACCAATGCTGCTTTTGCTCTGAAAATTGTAGATAAAAGCAAATCATTCGAAACTGCTTTTGAAGAAGCAAAAGATGCCTTGTTTGGAGGGAGAGCAAAAGAATGTCTTCATAAATTAATTCGTAATTCATAA
- the trpC gene encoding indole-3-glycerol phosphate synthase TrpC — MTILDKIIAFKKKEVAKIKADVPVKKLVESPLFQREPLSLRKSLLETDSTGIIAEFKRQSPSKGIINDKVTIEEVTTGYLDANVAAQSILTDTSFFGGTMVDLMQARTINTTIPILRKDFIVDGFQVVEAKAIGADVILLIAACLTKKELKNYGQLTEDLGMEVLYEAHTIEDLDKIALTHKIVGINNRNLKTFEVDLEHSITLASQIPSDCVKVSESGINDPKIITGLKEYGFKGFLIGENFMKEENPGLACETFISQIR; from the coding sequence ATGACCATATTAGATAAAATAATAGCATTTAAAAAGAAAGAAGTAGCTAAAATAAAGGCAGACGTTCCGGTTAAGAAATTAGTGGAAAGTCCGTTGTTTCAGAGAGAGCCGTTATCGCTTAGAAAATCACTGTTAGAAACAGATTCAACTGGAATTATTGCAGAATTTAAAAGGCAATCTCCCTCAAAAGGAATTATCAATGATAAAGTAACTATTGAAGAGGTAACAACAGGTTATTTAGATGCCAATGTAGCTGCACAATCCATTTTAACAGATACTTCATTTTTTGGCGGAACAATGGTCGATCTGATGCAGGCCAGAACTATAAATACCACCATCCCTATTTTACGAAAAGACTTTATTGTAGACGGCTTTCAGGTTGTGGAAGCCAAAGCTATCGGAGCGGATGTGATTTTGCTGATTGCTGCCTGTTTAACCAAAAAAGAGTTAAAGAACTACGGACAGTTGACAGAGGATTTGGGAATGGAAGTTTTGTATGAAGCACATACAATAGAAGATTTGGATAAGATAGCACTTACTCATAAGATTGTAGGAATTAATAATAGAAATCTCAAAACCTTTGAAGTTGATTTGGAGCACTCCATTACACTGGCAAGTCAGATTCCTTCCGACTGCGTAAAAGTTTCCGAGAGCGGAATCAACGATCCGAAAATTATCACCGGTTTAAAAGAATATGGTTTTAAAGGATTTTTAATTGGAGAAAATTTTATGAAGGAAGAAAATCCGGGATTGGCTTGTGAAACATTTATCAGTCAAATACGATAG
- a CDS encoding phosphoribosylanthranilate isomerase — MKYVDNIRLIADMKPDYMGFIFYKKSMRNFEGIMPELPKPVKKTGVFVNEGYTMVVSTVKKHLLEVIQLHGDEPVKYIQELKNHLSSKVEIIKVFGIKDDFDFEVLKPYENEVDYFLFDTKGKERGGNGVKFDWNVLKNYPFSTPFFLSGGIEPGDVEEIIKIKASGLPVYAVDINSRFETKPGLKNIKEVRKFKNKLIASGVC, encoded by the coding sequence ATGAAATATGTAGATAATATTCGGTTAATTGCCGATATGAAACCTGATTATATGGGGTTTATTTTTTATAAAAAATCCATGAGAAATTTTGAAGGAATTATGCCTGAACTTCCAAAACCGGTTAAAAAAACAGGTGTTTTTGTAAATGAAGGGTATACAATGGTAGTTTCGACAGTCAAAAAACACTTATTAGAAGTCATTCAGTTGCACGGAGATGAACCTGTGAAATACATTCAAGAATTAAAAAATCATTTGTCATCAAAGGTTGAAATTATCAAAGTATTTGGTATTAAAGACGATTTTGATTTTGAAGTGTTGAAGCCCTATGAAAATGAAGTTGATTATTTTTTGTTTGACACAAAAGGAAAAGAAAGAGGAGGGAATGGAGTAAAATTTGACTGGAATGTATTAAAAAATTACCCTTTTTCAACACCTTTCTTTTTAAGCGGTGGCATTGAACCTGGGGATGTGGAGGAAATTATAAAAATAAAAGCGTCCGGATTACCTGTTTATGCTGTTGATATCAACAGTAGATTTGAAACCAAACCGGGATTAAAAAATATAAAGGAAGTTCGAAAATTTAAGAATAAACTAATAGCATCCGGAGTTTGTTGA
- the trpB gene encoding tryptophan synthase subunit beta → MKSKLHPDKNGYYGQFGGAFVPELLYPNVKKIHDTYIQIIESSEFQKEYKNLLKDYVGRPSPLYFAKRLSSLYGAHIYLKREDLNHTGAHKVNNTIGQILIAKKLGKTSIIAETGAGQHGVATATVCALMGLECTVFMGEKDIMRQAPNVARMKMLDAKVVPATSGSKTLKDATNEAIRYWIQHPEMYYLIGSVVGPAPYPDMVARLQAIISEEIKWQLKEHVGRENPDMVIACVGGGSNAAGAFYHYLDTPEVALIAVEAAGLGVNSGKSAATSQLGDIGVIHGSKTMLMQDGYGQIVEPYSISAGLDYPGVGPLHAFLFETKRVKFMNATDKEALAAAYELAKTEGIIPALESAHALAVLPKLNLGKEQVVVMNLSGRGDKDLEMLIKHLEE, encoded by the coding sequence ATGAAATCAAAACTTCATCCGGATAAAAACGGATATTACGGGCAATTCGGAGGAGCATTCGTTCCGGAATTACTATATCCCAATGTGAAGAAAATTCACGATACATATATTCAAATTATTGAATCTTCGGAGTTTCAAAAAGAATACAAGAACCTCTTAAAAGATTATGTAGGAAGGCCGAGCCCGTTGTATTTTGCGAAACGATTATCATCATTATACGGAGCACATATTTATTTAAAACGGGAGGATTTAAATCATACGGGAGCACATAAAGTAAATAATACGATCGGTCAGATTTTGATTGCTAAAAAACTGGGAAAAACCAGCATTATTGCAGAAACAGGTGCCGGACAGCACGGAGTGGCTACTGCCACGGTTTGTGCCCTAATGGGTTTGGAGTGTACGGTCTTTATGGGCGAAAAGGATATCATGCGCCAGGCACCGAATGTAGCCAGAATGAAAATGTTAGACGCAAAAGTAGTTCCGGCAACCAGCGGAAGTAAAACACTGAAAGATGCAACCAATGAAGCCATTCGATATTGGATTCAGCATCCGGAGATGTATTATTTAATAGGCTCCGTAGTTGGCCCTGCTCCATATCCGGATATGGTAGCGCGCTTACAGGCAATCATTTCAGAGGAGATAAAATGGCAGTTGAAAGAACATGTCGGTAGAGAAAATCCGGATATGGTTATTGCCTGTGTAGGAGGCGGAAGTAATGCGGCAGGGGCTTTTTATCATTATTTGGATACCCCGGAAGTAGCACTCATAGCAGTGGAAGCTGCCGGTTTAGGAGTCAACTCCGGTAAAAGTGCTGCGACTTCTCAACTGGGAGATATAGGAGTCATACATGGAAGCAAGACCATGCTGATGCAAGATGGTTACGGACAAATCGTTGAACCGTATTCTATTTCCGCAGGATTGGATTATCCGGGGGTTGGACCGTTACATGCATTTTTATTTGAAACCAAACGGGTAAAATTTATGAACGCTACCGATAAAGAGGCACTGGCAGCAGCATATGAATTAGCAAAGACAGAAGGAATTATTCCGGCTTTGGAATCTGCGCATGCACTGGCCGTATTACCAAAGTTGAACCTGGGAAAAGAACAAGTGGTTGTAATGAATTTATCGGGTAGGGGGGATAAAGATTTAGAGATGCTTATCAAACATTTAGAAGAGTAA
- a CDS encoding tryptophan synthase subunit alpha, which translates to MSSVAKLLEEKSSNILSVYFTSGFPKLNDTAKTIRELSDAGVDFIEVGLPYSDPLADGSTIQNSSQKALKNGMNLDIVFDQLSKIKQTNETPLVLMGYLNQLLAYGEDIFCQRVVESGIDTIILPDLPMIAYENHYEKLFSTYGIHNVFLITPQTSEERIRKIDSYTRSFIYMVAATSITGAKGEISQEQIAYFKKIKAMNLKSKLIIGFGISDHNTFSEVCKYGNGAIIGSAFINHIAQHGIEAISAFVKSVRG; encoded by the coding sequence ATGAGTTCAGTTGCAAAATTATTAGAAGAAAAATCGTCAAATATTTTATCGGTTTATTTTACTTCCGGTTTTCCAAAGTTAAACGACACTGCTAAAACAATTCGGGAGTTAAGCGATGCCGGTGTGGATTTTATAGAGGTTGGTTTACCCTATTCCGATCCGTTAGCTGATGGATCTACAATTCAAAACAGTAGCCAAAAAGCACTAAAAAACGGGATGAATTTAGACATTGTTTTTGATCAATTGTCAAAAATCAAACAAACAAACGAAACACCTTTGGTGTTGATGGGGTATTTGAATCAACTTTTGGCATACGGAGAAGATATATTTTGCCAAAGAGTAGTGGAAAGCGGAATAGATACCATTATTTTACCTGACCTGCCGATGATAGCATACGAAAACCATTATGAAAAATTGTTTTCCACATACGGAATTCATAATGTGTTTTTAATTACACCGCAAACTTCGGAAGAACGTATCCGAAAGATAGATTCCTATACACGAAGCTTTATATATATGGTGGCTGCTACTTCTATTACGGGAGCAAAAGGGGAAATTTCCCAAGAACAAATAGCTTATTTTAAAAAAATAAAAGCAATGAACTTAAAAAGTAAGCTTATTATTGGTTTTGGAATTTCTGACCACAATACATTTTCAGAAGTCTGTAAATATGGAAACGGAGCTATTATTGGCTCGGCTTTTATTAATCACATAGCACAACATGGAATAGAAGCTATTTCTGCATTTGTAAAAAGTGTCAGAGGTTGA
- a CDS encoding IS982 family transposase: MNNLNANYERILEVLRKISKEQLLIYQRREPKLSDLELISLSLTVEFMGIDSENDLFRKLPIAIYQKIERNVYNKRRRRLLDHLDSIRLKLASYFNEFENYFIVDSMPLEVCKLSRSYRSKICKETMHTFPDKGYCASQGTNYYGYKLHAICSVSGVFQSIDFSPASVHDINYLKAVKMQIKSATLIGDRGYLSAEVQLNLFETYDIKLNTPMRNNQNQYKKQAYIFRKSRKRIETLFSQLYDQFMIRRNYAKTFEGFKTRIISKISALTVIQYINKFFFDRNINNIKISII, from the coding sequence ATGAACAACTTAAATGCAAATTACGAAAGAATATTGGAAGTATTAAGAAAAATATCAAAAGAACAACTTTTAATTTATCAAAGGCGTGAACCTAAACTTAGTGATTTAGAACTCATCAGTTTAAGTTTAACGGTAGAATTTATGGGAATTGATAGCGAGAATGATTTGTTTAGGAAACTCCCAATTGCAATTTACCAGAAAATAGAACGAAATGTTTATAACAAAAGAAGGCGTAGATTATTAGATCATTTGGACAGTATTCGATTAAAATTAGCTTCCTACTTTAATGAATTTGAGAATTATTTTATCGTTGACAGTATGCCTTTGGAAGTTTGCAAATTATCAAGAAGTTATCGTTCTAAAATCTGCAAAGAAACAATGCATACCTTTCCAGACAAAGGTTATTGTGCATCTCAAGGTACTAATTATTACGGGTATAAGTTGCACGCAATTTGTTCTGTGAGCGGTGTTTTTCAGAGTATCGATTTTAGTCCAGCATCTGTACATGATATCAATTATCTTAAAGCGGTTAAAATGCAGATTAAAAGCGCTACTTTAATTGGTGATAGAGGATATTTATCCGCAGAAGTTCAACTTAATTTATTTGAAACCTATGATATTAAATTAAATACACCAATGAGAAATAATCAAAATCAGTATAAGAAACAAGCTTATATTTTTAGAAAATCTAGAAAACGTATAGAAACTTTGTTCTCACAATTATATGACCAGTTTATGATTCGAAGAAACTATGCTAAAACTTTTGAAGGATTTAAAACAAGAATAATATCTAAGATATCTGCTTTAACTGTAATTCAATACATCAACAAATTTTTCTTTGATAGAAATATCAACAATATTAAAATCAGCATTATTTAA